In Terriglobus sp. TAA 43, a single window of DNA contains:
- a CDS encoding chlorite dismutase family protein: protein MAETNAPETTAAHTVTPVAGPPAGYGSQPSGRPQHTHGGGAPVKRQIVAFSFYRILPEWKRLPAAEKAAQKAAFNAVIEKWQKPGAFLTMTYSTVGTRGDVDMLVWSICYSVEEMNRMRSELLSTPLGGYLEIPHHFLSMTKRSQYQIDREDESEAESRGAIRPGGHKYIFVYPFWKTRPWYMLSMEERRRLMDEHIRVGLAYPRVKLNTTYSFGIDDQEFVVAFETNFPEDFVDLVQQLRETEASMYTLKDFPIFSCVRVTPEEMLDRIG, encoded by the coding sequence ATGGCAGAAACGAACGCGCCCGAAACAACCGCCGCCCACACCGTCACTCCCGTCGCCGGACCTCCGGCCGGTTACGGATCGCAGCCCTCGGGCCGTCCGCAACACACACATGGCGGTGGAGCGCCCGTCAAACGCCAGATCGTAGCCTTTTCCTTCTACCGCATTCTGCCGGAGTGGAAACGCCTTCCCGCTGCTGAAAAGGCTGCTCAAAAGGCTGCCTTCAATGCCGTCATTGAAAAGTGGCAGAAGCCAGGCGCGTTCCTCACCATGACCTACTCCACCGTGGGTACGCGCGGCGATGTGGACATGCTCGTCTGGTCCATCTGCTACTCCGTGGAAGAGATGAACCGCATGCGCAGCGAACTGCTCTCCACACCGCTCGGTGGCTACCTCGAAATCCCGCATCACTTCCTCTCCATGACGAAGCGTTCGCAGTACCAGATCGATCGCGAAGACGAGAGCGAAGCAGAAAGCCGCGGCGCCATTCGCCCCGGTGGTCACAAGTACATCTTCGTCTATCCCTTCTGGAAGACGCGCCCGTGGTACATGCTTTCGATGGAAGAGCGCCGTCGACTGATGGACGAACACATCCGCGTCGGCCTCGCGTATCCGCGCGTGAAGCTCAACACGACGTACTCCTTCGGCATCGACGATCAGGAGTTCGTGGTGGCCTTCGAAACCAACTTCCCGGAAGACTTCGTCGACCTCGTACAGCAGCTTCGCGAAACCGAAGCCAGCATGTACACGCTGAAGGACTTCCCGATCTTCTCCTGCGTCCGCGTGACGCCCGAAGAGATGCTCGATCGCATCGGCTAA
- a CDS encoding glyoxalase/bleomycin resistance/extradiol dioxygenase family protein yields MAMDARMVVMLHVPDVIGTASWYAELGFTVHDIGRDGDEAVWALLSWRGAELTLSAGGHPPQHIRRSADLYIHTEDVDGLFDSMRNKAEVVEDPHDTFYGQREFILRDCNGFWITFGEPARKA; encoded by the coding sequence ATGGCTATGGATGCTCGCATGGTTGTCATGTTGCATGTGCCAGATGTGATCGGGACTGCATCTTGGTATGCCGAGCTTGGATTTACTGTGCATGACATTGGCCGGGACGGCGATGAAGCTGTGTGGGCGTTACTGTCGTGGCGTGGTGCGGAGTTGACGCTGAGCGCAGGGGGCCACCCACCGCAGCATATACGCAGAAGTGCCGATCTTTATATCCACACGGAGGACGTGGATGGGCTTTTTGATTCCATGCGGAACAAGGCAGAGGTGGTTGAAGATCCTCACGACACGTTTTACGGTCAACGTGAGTTTATTTTGCGTGATTGCAATGGCTTCTGGATCACGTTTGGCGAGCCTGCGCGGAAAGCGTAA